The Candidatus Obscuribacterales bacterium genome contains a region encoding:
- the pap gene encoding polyphosphate:AMP phosphotransferase, whose amino-acid sequence MLDTLDLSVSLDKDTYRSQMQALMIQLRSLQNACWEKGLTVVLVLEGWAAAGKGNLVKKLANCMDPRGFEVYPILEPSDLEKQYPFLWRFWQKLPPTGNIGVFYHSWYTHVLEDRLFERVEGDQVLSHMRQINAFERQLTDDGVAIAKFWVHLSKPELKSRLKKYAKDPLDAWRVRPEDWKQQKKYHEYTALAEDMFIHTSTGPAPWTLVEGDCQRWARVKVLSHVAALMTEMLDRRQVAPPPIQLPPQSHLDPTEPNVLARVDLSRSLSDDEYKHQLKTEQIRLRKLQLKIHKHQIPVLAIFEGWDAAGKGGAIKRLTDTLDPRSYSVQPFAAPTDEEKARQYLWRFWRKLPIAGTIGIFDRSWYGRVLVERVEGFATDAEWRRAYKEINEFESQLVIAGYVLLKFWLHISPEEQLQRFQDREKDPFKQHKLTDEDWRNRDRWPLYEVAVNQALQRTHTPMAPWHSIAANDKYYARVTILQTFSDAVEQALDSI is encoded by the coding sequence ATGCTGGATACCCTTGACCTTTCGGTCTCCCTTGACAAAGATACCTACCGCAGCCAAATGCAGGCGTTGATGATCCAACTGCGATCGCTGCAAAATGCTTGCTGGGAGAAAGGTCTCACCGTGGTGCTGGTCTTAGAAGGGTGGGCAGCCGCAGGCAAGGGCAATCTGGTTAAAAAACTAGCAAACTGCATGGATCCTCGGGGCTTTGAGGTCTACCCCATCCTCGAACCCTCCGATCTTGAGAAACAGTACCCATTTCTGTGGCGGTTTTGGCAAAAGCTTCCCCCAACGGGCAATATCGGCGTGTTTTACCACAGTTGGTATACCCATGTGCTGGAAGACCGGCTGTTTGAACGGGTGGAGGGTGATCAGGTGCTCAGCCACATGCGGCAAATTAATGCTTTCGAGCGCCAGCTTACCGATGACGGGGTGGCGATCGCTAAATTTTGGGTTCACCTCAGCAAGCCGGAGCTGAAGTCTCGCCTGAAAAAATATGCCAAAGATCCCCTGGATGCTTGGCGGGTGCGCCCAGAAGACTGGAAGCAGCAAAAAAAATATCACGAGTACACGGCCCTAGCTGAAGACATGTTCATCCACACCAGCACCGGCCCAGCCCCTTGGACTTTAGTGGAAGGCGACTGTCAGCGCTGGGCTAGGGTTAAGGTGCTCAGCCACGTGGCCGCTCTGATGACCGAAATGCTCGATCGCCGCCAAGTTGCTCCGCCGCCCATCCAGCTTCCGCCCCAGTCGCATCTCGACCCGACGGAACCCAATGTCTTAGCCCGCGTCGATCTCAGCCGCAGTCTGTCTGACGACGAGTACAAACATCAGCTCAAGACCGAACAAATTCGGTTGCGCAAGCTGCAGCTCAAAATCCATAAACATCAAATCCCCGTGCTGGCGATTTTTGAAGGCTGGGATGCGGCGGGCAAAGGTGGAGCCATCAAACGCTTGACCGACACCCTCGATCCCCGTAGCTATAGCGTTCAGCCCTTCGCCGCCCCCACCGACGAGGAAAAAGCCCGGCAATATCTCTGGCGCTTTTGGCGAAAACTGCCCATCGCAGGCACCATTGGCATTTTTGACCGCAGCTGGTATGGACGGGTTTTGGTGGAACGGGTGGAGGGTTTTGCCACCGATGCAGAATGGCGGCGGGCCTATAAGGAAATCAATGAATTTGAATCCCAATTGGTGATCGCGGGCTATGTCTTGCTGAAGTTTTGGCTTCACATCAGTCCCGAAGAACAGCTCCAACGCTTTCAAGACCGTGAAAAGGATCCGTTTAAGCAGCACAAACTCACCGACGAAGACTGGCGCAATCGCGATCGCTGGCCCCTCTACGAAGTAGCCGTTAATCAAGCACTACAGCGCACCCATACGCCCATGGCACCCTGGCACAGCATCGCCGCCAATGATAAATACTACGCCCGCGTTACCATTCTTCAGACCTTCTCCGATGCCGTTGAACAAGCCTTAGACAGCATCTAA
- a CDS encoding photosystem I assembly protein Ycf3 — protein sequence MPRTQRNDNFIDQTFTVMADMILKMLPTNQRSKEAFAYYRDGMSAQGDGEYAEAMSNYEEALRLEQDPFDRSFVLYNMGLIHASNGEHDRALDRYTEALDCNPRMTQALNNIAVIYHYLGEQAELAGRKDDAEQWYEQAAEFWQRAIRLAPNNYIEAQNWLKTTGRAKIDVYF from the coding sequence ATGCCCAGAACACAACGCAACGATAACTTTATTGACCAGACCTTTACGGTTATGGCAGACATGATTCTGAAAATGCTGCCGACCAACCAACGGTCTAAAGAAGCTTTTGCCTACTATCGAGACGGTATGTCTGCCCAAGGGGATGGGGAATATGCCGAAGCCATGTCCAACTATGAAGAAGCCCTGCGCCTAGAGCAGGATCCCTTCGATCGCAGTTTTGTGCTGTATAACATGGGGCTGATTCACGCCAGCAATGGTGAACATGATCGCGCCCTCGATCGCTACACCGAAGCCCTGGACTGTAATCCCCGCATGACCCAGGCGCTCAACAACATTGCCGTGATTTATCACTACCTGGGTGAACAGGCCGAGCTAGCTGGCCGCAAAGACGATGCCGAGCAATGGTATGAACAAGCGGCAGAATTCTGGCAGCGGGCCATTCGCCTAGCGCCTAATAACTACATCGAAGCGCAAAACTGGCTGAAAACCACGGGCCGCGCCAAAATTGACGTTTACTTTTAA
- the gatC gene encoding Asp-tRNA(Asn)/Glu-tRNA(Gln) amidotransferase subunit GatC, translating into MSNITQDEVRKVAHLARLELLPNEEAALTTQLSNILDYVEQLSELDTQDVEPTTRAIEVSNVTRLDQLQTCTDRSAILNCAPDRDDDFFKVPQIMADE; encoded by the coding sequence ATGTCTAACATTACCCAAGACGAAGTACGCAAAGTGGCGCACCTAGCTCGCCTGGAGCTACTGCCCAACGAGGAAGCAGCCCTGACCACCCAGCTCAGCAATATCCTGGACTATGTAGAACAGTTGAGTGAACTGGATACCCAGGATGTTGAGCCAACCACTCGGGCAATTGAGGTGAGCAACGTCACCCGTCTGGATCAACTGCAGACCTGTACCGATCGCTCAGCTATTCTCAACTGCGCCCCCGATCGCGATGATGATTTCTTCAAAGTTCCCCAGATCATGGCGGACGAATAG
- a CDS encoding RMD1 family protein, protein MEKLLFSDEDLVSVRALFLGESLDLKLLEKTDPLAIDPLVVSAGDNGCAVLFRYGAAVLFGLDPLEQVTFLQQLDTLVVKPLPNPATEEVKLRLDTTGVGRVENDVIWLSSFSVEQLQLVADVLAKSVVLEHYEDGTAKIFDQIEPFANSLQLTTKNASMGKELLRQIGRTLSIQNRIVGRVEIIDKPELLWDAPELERIYLRLEDEYEIRERNQALERKLDLISRTAETALDLLQYNTSHRVEWYIVILIVVEILLSLYELFGLPAMP, encoded by the coding sequence ATGGAAAAGCTTCTGTTTAGTGATGAAGACCTGGTGTCTGTCCGGGCCTTGTTTTTGGGCGAAAGCCTAGATCTGAAACTCCTCGAAAAAACCGATCCCCTGGCCATCGATCCCCTTGTCGTGTCGGCGGGGGATAACGGCTGTGCTGTCCTGTTTCGGTATGGAGCAGCGGTGCTGTTTGGGCTCGACCCCCTAGAGCAGGTGACCTTTCTCCAGCAACTGGATACCTTGGTGGTCAAACCCTTGCCCAATCCGGCCACGGAAGAGGTCAAGTTGCGCCTTGATACGACCGGTGTAGGACGAGTTGAGAATGATGTCATCTGGCTTTCCAGCTTTAGCGTCGAGCAACTGCAGCTTGTCGCTGATGTTCTGGCAAAAAGTGTGGTGCTGGAGCATTACGAAGACGGCACCGCCAAGATTTTTGATCAGATTGAACCCTTTGCCAATAGCCTACAGCTCACCACCAAAAATGCCAGCATGGGCAAGGAACTGCTGCGGCAAATTGGGCGAACTCTATCGATTCAAAATCGGATTGTGGGGCGGGTGGAGATTATTGACAAGCCTGAACTGCTATGGGATGCCCCCGAGCTGGAACGCATTTACCTGCGCCTAGAAGATGAGTACGAGATTCGGGAGCGCAACCAAGCCCTAGAACGTAAGCTAGATCTGATTTCCCGCACCGCCGAAACGGCCCTCGATCTGCTGCAGTACAATACCAGCCATCGGGTGGAGTGGTATATCGTCATTTTGATCGTGGTGGAGATTTTGCTGTCGCTGTATGAACTGTTTGGCCTTCCTGCCATGCCCTAA